From Riemerella anatipestifer ATCC 11845 = DSM 15868, a single genomic window includes:
- a CDS encoding ExbD/TolR family protein yields the protein MARVKPKRHGVVTDMTAMCDVAFLLLTFFILTTQFKKPDVEQIKPPSSISEKLLPDASLMTVNVTPDGKFYFQPVENGTERIQLLDNMGQKYGLSFTDKEKVAFTKVQAIGVPMTQLKSYLNLSEDEQKAFKSPTGIPMDSTNKQVIDWVEQSLKINPDYKLAIKGDGNTNYPKVKDLFEGLRDIEFYKFWLITTQEGGK from the coding sequence ATGGCGAGAGTCAAACCAAAAAGACATGGTGTGGTAACGGATATGACAGCGATGTGTGATGTTGCATTCTTACTACTTACCTTCTTTATCTTGACTACACAGTTTAAAAAGCCTGATGTAGAGCAGATAAAACCGCCATCTTCTATATCTGAAAAGTTGTTGCCAGATGCCAGTTTAATGACGGTAAATGTAACACCAGATGGGAAATTTTACTTCCAACCTGTAGAGAACGGAACTGAAAGAATTCAGCTTCTAGACAATATGGGGCAGAAGTATGGACTTTCTTTTACCGATAAGGAAAAAGTGGCATTCACGAAAGTACAGGCGATAGGTGTGCCTATGACACAGTTGAAAAGCTACTTGAACTTATCAGAAGATGAGCAGAAAGCGTTTAAGAGTCCTACAGGAATACCTATGGACAGTACAAATAAACAAGTTATTGATTGGGTAGAGCAGAGTTTAAAAATAAACCCTGACTATAAGTTAGCCATCAAAGGCGATGGTAACACTAACTATCCAAAAGTAAAAGATTTATTTGAAGGACTGAGAGATATTGAGTTTTACAAGTTTTGGTTAATCACTACCCAAGAGGGAGGTAAATAG
- a CDS encoding energy transducer TonB: protein MSDENLGYNPSLDEIVFENRNKAYGAYDLRQSYKSILTRSMIIGTTLFCLAAATPFIVMKIKQLTAPPKQEVEANLMEILPEEEPILEQPKEETPPPPPPPKVEEEKIEIIQNVVPEPVKAPTVETPPPPISKQLETTTGLVNQEGVKKPSYAPPPPPPSTGKGTTVEVKPQVSTTEVYTTVDQEAEFSGGGINGFRSAFQESFDTSVMEGDEGTLKAEVTFVVERDGSLSQVKVTGSNSTFNREAERAVKSIKKKWTPGKVNGEPVRSRFRMPVAMNFEY, encoded by the coding sequence ATGTCAGATGAAAATTTAGGGTACAATCCAAGTTTGGATGAGATTGTATTTGAAAACAGAAATAAAGCCTATGGTGCTTATGACCTAAGACAGAGCTATAAGAGTATTCTTACAAGGTCTATGATTATAGGTACTACTTTGTTCTGTTTAGCTGCGGCTACTCCGTTTATTGTTATGAAAATTAAACAGCTAACGGCACCGCCTAAACAAGAAGTAGAGGCTAATCTTATGGAGATTCTTCCAGAGGAAGAACCTATTTTGGAGCAACCTAAAGAGGAAACTCCACCGCCACCACCTCCACCAAAAGTGGAAGAGGAGAAGATTGAAATTATTCAGAATGTGGTTCCAGAACCAGTGAAAGCTCCTACAGTGGAAACCCCACCGCCACCTATATCTAAGCAGCTAGAAACTACTACAGGTTTGGTAAACCAAGAAGGGGTTAAGAAACCTTCTTATGCACCACCTCCACCTCCTCCTTCTACAGGAAAAGGGACGACGGTAGAGGTAAAGCCTCAAGTGAGTACTACTGAAGTGTATACAACGGTAGACCAAGAAGCGGAGTTCTCAGGCGGAGGTATAAACGGATTTAGGAGTGCTTTCCAAGAGTCTTTTGATACTTCGGTAATGGAAGGTGATGAGGGTACTTTAAAAGCTGAGGTTACTTTCGTAGTAGAGAGAGATGGCTCACTTTCTCAGGTAAAAGTTACAGGTTCTAACTCTACATTTAATAGAGAGGCAGAAAGAGCTGTAAAATCCATCAAAAAGAAATGGACTCCTGGTAAAGTAAATGGAGAGCCAGTTCGTTCAAGATTTAGAATGCCAGTGGCAATGAATTTTGAGTATTAA
- a CDS encoding PstS family phosphate ABC transporter substrate-binding protein: MYKRIGYLLFLLVVMLSCKKGKEAENPQKGEIQVVADPSFKNVTEALTERYMAFYPEAKLDVLYKKEDSAFIDLLEGRARVIVMSRELSEREKEVYKSKVDLEYNPAKFAGDAVVFIVPKNSNREHIKVSEIKEMLNSESKNLIFDGTNASNLNFIAQKFNAKPSALKYSIIRGNENIVNNIGEFSDKIGVISLNTISREFSPEAIALREKVKVLPVMDEKGKIYKPELSSIRNMEYPFSRILYFLTNEGFFGVGNGFIRFSCTQIGQIVVSKQGLQPYNIYKREVQMR; the protein is encoded by the coding sequence ATGTATAAAAGAATAGGTTATTTATTATTTCTCTTAGTTGTAATGCTTTCTTGTAAAAAGGGTAAAGAAGCAGAAAACCCTCAAAAGGGAGAGATACAGGTGGTAGCAGACCCTTCCTTTAAAAATGTAACGGAGGCTTTGACAGAGAGGTATATGGCTTTTTATCCAGAGGCTAAGCTAGATGTTCTTTATAAGAAAGAAGATTCGGCTTTTATAGACTTGCTAGAGGGCAGAGCTAGAGTAATAGTAATGTCTAGAGAGCTTTCTGAAAGGGAAAAAGAAGTCTATAAGAGTAAAGTAGATTTGGAGTATAATCCTGCTAAATTTGCGGGAGATGCTGTGGTCTTTATTGTTCCTAAAAATTCAAATAGAGAGCATATCAAAGTTTCTGAAATTAAAGAAATGCTCAACTCTGAGTCTAAAAATTTAATATTTGATGGTACTAACGCTAGTAATCTTAATTTTATAGCACAAAAATTTAATGCTAAACCTTCAGCTCTTAAATATTCTATCATTAGAGGGAATGAAAATATTGTGAATAATATAGGTGAATTTAGTGATAAAATAGGAGTGATAAGCCTTAATACAATAAGCAGAGAGTTTTCTCCTGAGGCTATAGCGTTAAGAGAGAAAGTGAAAGTGCTACCAGTGATGGATGAAAAAGGGAAAATATACAAACCTGAACTCTCAAGTATAAGGAATATGGAGTATCCGTTCTCAAGGATTCTTTACTTTTTGACAAATGAAGGTTTTTTCGGGGTTGGGAATGGATTTATAAGATTTTCTTGCACCCAGATAGGGCAAATAGT
- a CDS encoding ExbD/TolR family protein yields MAEVQVQDKGEKGGKVRSKKQSTRVDMTPMVDLGFLLITFFMFTTTFSKPNVMDLGLPAKPKKDAPKPPPTEIDLSNSISLIIGKDNKIFYHQTDKDGLNEGTLQETTYDKDGITKVIEDAKKRAKDVTKFTVIIKPTDDAVYKNFVDVLDEMAVTKSEQYGVTDIKDWEKAVYEKKVGTAK; encoded by the coding sequence ATGGCAGAAGTACAAGTACAGGATAAGGGCGAAAAGGGTGGCAAAGTCCGCTCCAAGAAGCAGTCCACTAGAGTGGATATGACTCCGATGGTAGACTTAGGTTTTCTACTCATTACATTCTTTATGTTTACCACTACTTTTAGTAAACCAAATGTGATGGATTTAGGTCTTCCTGCGAAACCTAAGAAAGATGCTCCTAAACCGCCTCCTACGGAGATTGATTTGAGCAACTCTATCTCTTTGATTATAGGTAAGGATAATAAGATTTTTTATCATCAAACGGATAAAGATGGTCTTAATGAAGGTACACTTCAGGAGACAACCTATGATAAAGATGGGATTACGAAAGTAATAGAAGATGCTAAGAAGAGGGCTAAAGATGTAACTAAATTTACAGTTATCATTAAGCCAACGGATGATGCAGTGTATAAGAATTTTGTGGACGTTCTTGACGAAATGGCTGTCACTAAAAGTGAACAATATGGGGTAACCGATATTAAAGACTGGGAGAAAGCTGTTTATGAAAAGAAAGTAGGAACTGCAAAATAA
- a CDS encoding MotA/TolQ/ExbB proton channel family protein: MEMNVSNTEEQVIARQKSGLNPAVVLPILYVIALSIYIFILGNPGNFKEDARIAGQASVAFADIPSKELHPESFMGIIYMGGPVVHILILFMITVIVFSFERFFVIKKAQGKGNLDKFVLDVRRLLNQNKIDEAIELCDAQQGSVGNVVKEGLVTYKALANDSSMDKEKKMVALTKALEEATTLEMPMLEKNMMILSTLGTVATLVALLGTVIGMIKAFFALGSGGGTPDAAALSIGISEALINTALGIGTSAIAIILYNFFTSKIDGLTYKIDEIGMSIQQSFAEFN, from the coding sequence ATGGAAATGAATGTTTCAAACACGGAAGAGCAAGTAATTGCTAGACAGAAGAGCGGGCTTAACCCAGCTGTAGTATTACCTATTTTGTATGTAATTGCGTTAAGTATTTACATCTTTATATTAGGTAACCCAGGTAACTTTAAAGAAGATGCAAGGATTGCAGGACAAGCATCTGTAGCCTTTGCAGATATACCATCTAAGGAGTTGCATCCGGAGTCTTTCATGGGGATTATCTATATGGGAGGTCCAGTAGTACACATCCTAATTTTATTTATGATTACAGTAATCGTTTTCTCTTTTGAGCGTTTCTTCGTTATTAAAAAAGCTCAAGGAAAAGGAAATCTTGACAAATTTGTACTTGATGTAAGAAGACTTCTTAATCAAAATAAAATTGATGAAGCTATTGAGTTGTGTGATGCTCAGCAAGGTTCTGTAGGTAATGTAGTAAAAGAAGGACTAGTTACATACAAAGCACTAGCTAATGATAGCTCTATGGATAAAGAGAAGAAAATGGTTGCTTTAACTAAAGCTTTAGAAGAAGCTACAACATTAGAGATGCCTATGTTAGAGAAAAATATGATGATTCTTTCTACACTAGGTACGGTAGCAACGTTAGTAGCGCTTTTAGGTACGGTAATCGGGATGATTAAGGCGTTCTTCGCTTTAGGTTCTGGTGGTGGTACTCCAGATGCAGCAGCTTTATCTATTGGTATTTCAGAAGCCTTGATTAACACGGCTTTAGGTATTGGTACGTCAGCTATTGCAATTATCCTTTACAACTTCTTTACATCTAAGATAGACGGATTAACTTATAAGATAGACGAAATTGGTATGTCTATTCAGCAGTCTTTCGCTGAGTTCAACTAA